Part of the Corynebacterium efficiens YS-314 genome is shown below.
GGGATCCGGAACCTGCACCGCCTGCTCCTGCGGGGGACCCGTCCTTCAGCTGAGTCTCAAGCTCCTCAACCCGCTGGGTGAGGTCATCATTTTCCTCCTGGAGCTGGGCGAGGGTGTCCTCCACCAGATCCAGGAACTGATCAACCTCATCCTCGTTGTAGCCACGCTTGCCGATAGGCGGCTTACTGAAAGCGACGTTATGCACATCAGCTGGAGTCAACGGCATTAGCGGATTCCCTTCGATTTAACGGTGGCCCCAGGCATGGGCCGGGACTCGGCCGCGGGAATCTCCCACGGCCGGAACTTCCATTCATCTTACTGACCTTCTCACGTGATTGTAGCCAGCAACCCACTTTTGCTCAGTTCACTCGCCGGTGAAATCCACTGGTGTCCCTGCAACCGGTGGACAGCTGGGCACGGGGTCGCGCACGACGGACACAATCACGAACGCACACAACCCTACTCCCCCCGGTCACAGAAAGGTCGTTTGAATGGCTATTTCCTCATGTCTTAGCGCCCCGGTGACGGAACCACCGTGCAGATGTGACGGCATCAACACTGGATAGAGACTTCAGGCCCGTGGTGGCAGGCGGATGGGGGTGTCCTGTGTGTCGGGTGTGCAGAATGGGGGTGATTTACGCATAAAACCCGCCTGCAGGTGACACCACCGGTGGTGTCATCTACAGACGGGGCGAACCTGTCCGGCGCGACCTGCGCTCCGGGATCAGAAGGGGATGAGGGTGACCAGGGCCCTGAGGATCGACAGACCGAAGAAGAGCACGATCACGGAGATATCCAGGCGGATATTGCCCAGGGGCAGAGGGGGGATGATCCGGCGCAGCAACCTCACCGGCGGATCAGTCACCATGAAAATAGGCTCGGCGATCACATAGAACCACTTGGGTGGTGAGAAGGACCGGGAAAATGACTGGATCATCTCAATGACAATGCGTGCGATCAGCACGTACATGTAGAGACTAATGATCCAGGCGATCAAAGTTGCAAATGTACCCACGGGGAAACAGTCTAACTGAACTTGGACGATGACGGTACCTGGTTGTCGCCCCGGCGCCACGCATGATGCACACGCCGGGGCCACGGCCCGGCGGTGGCACAAGCTGCACCGCCCAGCACGGCCCTGTGACGGGCACGGTCACCGGAAGCAGGAAGGGATGGGCCGGGTGAGATAACCGATCACGCTGCACATGATTCGATCCCGCAGATAGCACACCCCGGCGCGCACCCATGACCACCCGTCAACCACTGGTGCCGATACCCGGTGTGGGATGTGACCAGGCGGGGTTCTAGCGGATACGCGCGGCGCGTTCCAGCTCGGAGATGGAGATATCCGCGGTTTCCGGGATGATGGCGAAGTTCTCGCTGTCGAGTTTCTGCATCTTGCCACGCAGGGCGAAGCACAGGCCCGCGGCGAAATCGACGATGCGGCGTGCCTCCTCGCGGGTGAGACGGGACATGTCGAACACCACCGCGTCACCGTCACGGAATGCCGCGCCGATTTCCTGGGCATCCTCGAAGGAGTTCAGGCCGACGGTGACGATGGTGGGCTGGTAGGCCCGCGGTGCCGACGCAGGTGCCGGAGCCGGTGCGACCGGAACCGCCGACTGTGGCCTGGAGTACCCGTATTCCTGGTCGCGGTAGTCCGTGGCATAGGCGGCGTTGCCGTCGTAGCGGGGCTCGTCCTGGTAGTAGGCGTCATCGGCCTCGTATGGAGTGAGCCCGAAGAACTCCTTGGTCTTCTTGATCATTGACATGGCAGTTTCCCTTCACCTGGAATGTCGTGTGGTCATGTGCAGCAGGGTGCGTGGACACCCTTGAAACTTTGTGTTCTTACGGTATCGGTCGGCTTCCCAGAATTTCTGTTCCGACACGCACGATTGTAGAGCCATGCAGGATGGCTTCGGCAAGATCTCCAGACATACCGGCAGAAAATTCCATGTCTCTGTCAAAGTGTTGTTCCATACCTGTCAAAACCTCCCTGGCTTGGGAGAAGGCGGTGAGTGGATCCCACCCGAGTGGGGGTACACACATCAGCCCCGTCAGCGTCAGGTGGGGCGCTTCCTCCAGGGCCTGCGCCACCTCCATGGCGGTATCCGCGGCCACCCCGCCACGTGAGGTGTCACCGTCCAGGCTCAGCTGGATGAAACAGGGGAGCTTGTCGACGCTGCGGTCCCCCCGTTCCAGCGCGAGTCCCACGCCGCGGTCGAGCGCCTCCGCGAGGCGCACGCTGTCCACCGAGTGGACGGCCGCAGCCCACCGGGCGACGGCGTTCGCCTTCTTGGTCTGGATCTGCCCGATCATGTGGAACTCCATGGCCGGGAATTCCTGGTGTTTGGCCCGTGCCTCCTGTTCCCGGTTCTCCCCCACCGCGGTGATACCCAGTTCGTGGAGAATCCGGATGTCGCGCACCGGGTGGAACTTGGTCACCGGCAGCAGTGACACGCTCCCGGGAGGGCGACCGGCAGCCACGGTCGCGTCGTCGATACGCTTTTTCACCCTGTCGAGGTTGGCCTGCAGTTCGCTGTGGCGTTCCACCTAGACCATCTCCGGCAGCCAGATGACACCGGCCTGGCGCCCGGTGGTGCCCTGCCTGCGGTAGGAGAAGAAATCCTCGTCCTCGATGGTGCAGCGCGGGTCGGAGTCGATCATCTGGACGCCCAGGGCGAGCAGCTGTCGCAACAGACCTGCCCGGATGTCCAGTCCCGTGGTGCCCCTGGTGGTGCGGGTCAGGGAACCGGGCAGTTTCGCCTCGACATCCCGGGCCATCTGCTCGGGCACCTCATAGTGTTTGCCGGAGGCCGCGGCCCCCATGAGCGCGTGGATGTTCACCGGGGTGGCGCCGAGACCGACCATGGTCTCCACCGTCTTCTCCATGATGCCGTTGCGGGCACCCATGCGTCCGGCCTGGACGGCGGCGATGACACCGGCGTCGGTGTCGGATAACAGGACGGGTACACAGTCGGCGACCAGGACCGCCAGGGCCAGGTCGCGCTGGGTGGTGACCAGGGCATCGGTGGCCTCGACGGGACCCCCGTCGGCGGGGGGCTGGTCGATCACCGTGACGGTGTTGGAGTGGATCTGTTCCATGTAGACCACCCGGTTTGGGTCCAGACCGATGATGCCCGCCAACCGCGCACGGTTGGCCGCCACATGATCCGGATCATCACCCACGTGGTCGCCCAGGTTGAAGGAGTCATACGGGGATGGGGAAACCCCGCCCGCTCGGGTCGTGAAGACCTTGCGGACGGGGCGTGTGCGTGGGTCAAGACTGTCCATGGGCACCAGTCTATTCCCCTTTCTCCTAACGGAGGAAGCTGGGGACATCCAGATCATCGCCGTTGTCACGGCGGTGGTCATCACGACGGTCGTCCCTGCGGTCATCGCGGCGGTCGTCCCTGCGGTCATCACGACGGAACTCACGCTCATCACCGCGGGTGAACAGGCCCCCGGAGCGGCTGTCATCGATGCGGTGGCGGGCACCTGCGGAACGGGACTCATAAGGATCAGCCTCGCGGGTGCCACCGAAGATGGATTCATTGCTCGGTGCCGGGGTTGCGGGCTCGCTGGCCGGGGCGGGAGCCGGGGTGCTGGTCTCATTGGCCGGTGCTCCCGCATCGGCGGTGCGGCGTTCCTGGGAGGCATGCGCACGGGCCGCATCGAAACCGGTGGCGATGACGGTCACGCGGACCTCGTCGCCCAGGTTGTCGTCGATGATGGTACCGAAGATGAGGTTGACGTCCTCGTCGGAGCGTTCCCGGACCATGGAGGCAGCCTGGTTGACCTCCATGAGGCCGAGGTCGGAACCACCGGCGAAGGACAGCAGCACACCGGTGGCACCGTCCATGGTGGCCTCCAGCAACGGGGAGTTGATGGCCTGCTCGGTGGCGGCCACGACGCGGTTGTCACCACGGGAGGACCCGACACCCATGAGGGCGGAACCCGCCTCGGACATGACGGAGCGGACATCGGCGAAGTCCACGTTGATCACACCCGGGATGGTGATGAGGTTGGTAATACCCTGCACACCGTTGTGCAGCACCTCATCAGCGGCACGGAAGGCCTCCATCATGGACAGGTTTGCGTCACCGAGCTCCAGGAGACGATCATTCGGGATGACGATGAGGGTGTCACAGACTTCCTTGAGGGCTGCGATGCCCTCCTCCGCCTGGCGGGTACGGCGACGACCCTCGAACTCGAACGGCTTGGTCACCACACCGATGGTCAGTGCACCCATCTTCTTGGCGATGCCCGCTACAACGGGGGCGGCACCGGTACCGGTGCCACCGCCTTCACCGGCGGTGACGAAGACCATGTCCGCGCCCTTGATGGTCTCTTCGATCTCGTTCTTATGATCCTCGGCGGAGGTTCGTCCCACCTCGGGGTTGGCGCCGGCGCCGAGACCACGGGTGGCCTCACGTCCGATATCCAACTTCACGTCCGCATCAGAGAACATCAGGGCCTGCGAATCGGTGTTCACCGCGATGAACTCCACGCCCTTGAGGCCCTCTTCAATCATGCGGTTGACGGCGTTGACTCCGCCGCCGCCCACGCCGACGACCTTGATCTTGGCGAGGTAGTTGTTCGGTGAGGTCATGGTCTATGTCTCGCCTTTCGAAGAATTTGGTACACGTATGTCACATTAATAGCTAGATTTCTACTGGCCTTCGCCCCCTGGGCCGGTGACCTACTGGTCAGGGATAACCCCGGGCGAATGCCGACTATCCTCCATCATGAGTGAAAAACCCTCAGGAATGTCGGACATCCGGGGCGGCGTGTCGAACCCTCAAGTCTGACTTTAGGGTTGTTGTACTGCGCAAACACCCCGCCCCGCCACTTTAGCGGACTGTCACCATCGACGGTGAGCTGATGTTCCACCGCTGCCCCTCGCGCTGTACGACGGTGGACAACGCAACAGCCTTGTCATGGTTGTTCTCCGAGGAACCCCAGTACACCTCCCGGCCGTCGGTCAGCCGCAGGAGGACATCAAACTGGTCGGGGGCCTCGATCGTGGCGATGATATTCCTCAACTCAGGGTCGTAATCATCGATGGCACGGATGATGTCGATGACCGCCGGGAGCACCTCGGGATCATCCTCACGGATGCCGGTCACCTCCACCGTCCCGACAGGTGGCGTGCCGACCACAATGGGCTGGCCCTCGGTGTCGATGATGTGCTCACCGTCCGGCCGTCGGATGAATACCGCCGCCTCGCGTTCGGTGAGGGTGATCTCCACGGTGGACGGCAACCGGCGGTTGAGGGTGACCGAGGATACCCACGGCATCTCCGCGATCGCGTGGGCAGCCCCGGTCGCATCGATGCGCAGGAGGTTGTCCCCGGCGGTGATACCGGAGACCTCCCGGGCCACCTCGGTGTCGGTGCGCACGGCACCGTTGATCTCGATGGATTCCACCTTGAACACCGGAACGAACCACGCCACCGCAGCGGCGATAGCCACCAGCGCGATCACCACGGTGGTCACCAGGGCGATGGCTTTCTTCGACATCGCGGTCTATCCCCGGAGCCGGTCGAGGATCTCCGGCGCGAGCATGGTCACGGATCCCGCCCCCATGGTGAGCACGATGTCAGCCGGCCCGGCGATCTCCGCGATGCGGTCGGGTACCGCACTGAAGTTGGGTTCATAGGACACCGGGATGGTCATCTCGTCGGTGATCACCCTGGAGGTGACCCCCTCCACCGGCTTTTCGCGGGCACCGAAGATCTCCAGGAGCACGGCGGCGTCGGCAAGCGAGAGTGCCCCGGCGAATTCTCGGGCGAACTCGAGGGTCCGGGAGTACAGGTGGGGCTGGAACGCCACGATCACGCGTCCCTCCCCCGCCGCATCGACCCGCTCGCGGGCCGCCTTCAACACGGCCTCCACCTCGGTGGGATGGTGCGCGTAGTCATCGTAGACGCTTGCGCCGTCGAATTGACCACCCCGGACGGTGCCGTGGTATTCGAACCTGCGGCGCACGCCCGAGAAGTCGCTGAGGCCGGCCGCGAGCTTGTCGAGGTCCGCCCCCAGGAGGTACCCGGAGAGCAGGGCGGCCGCGCCGTTGAGCACCATGTGGTTACCCGGGATCTGGAGAATGATCTCCACCTCCCGACCGTCGATGTCCAGCACTGCATAGGTGCCTTCGGCAACCACCCGGGAGGAGAGGATCGTCGCCTTCACCGGCACCGTCGGGTGCGCAGCCACCGCATCGACGGTGCCGTAGCCCACCGCGTTGATCCCCCGGGCCACCGCCCGCTCCCCCAGCGCCGCGGCGCCGGGATCATCAAGGCACACCACGAGGGTGCCACCCGGGGTGAGGCGGTCGGCGAAATCTTCAAAAACCTGGAAATACGCCTCGGGGGTTTTGAAGAAGTCCAGGTGATCAGGCTCGATGTTGGTGACCACGGCGATCTCCGGGGTGTAGCGCAGCAACGAGGCATCGGATTCATCGGCCTCGGCCACGAAGGCCTCACCGGTTCCCTGGTGCGCATTGGTTCCGGCCTTGTTCAGCTGGCCACCGATGGCGAAACTCGGGTCCATCCCGGCGGCCTGCAACGCCACGACCGCCATGGAGGTGGTCGAGGTCTTGCCGTGGGTGCCAGCGATGAGTACCTGGCGGTGCCCCTCCAGCAGTTCACCGAGCAGATCGGAGCGGCGGATCACGGGGATGTTCTCCTCCCTGGCCCGGACCAGCTCAGGGTTGTCCTGGGGGATGGCGGCGAAGGAGGTGACCACCACGGTGGGGAGTTCACCGGCCAACTCCAGATTCTCCGCAGCATGCCCGACGGCAATCTTCGCCCCCACCGCACGCAGAGGCAGGAGGGTGCGTGAATCCTTGGCGTCGGATCCGGTGACGGTCTTCCCGCGCGCCAGGAGAATACGTGCGACACCGGACATCCCCGCACCACCGATACCGATGAGGTGGACCCTGGACAGGTCGATGGCTGGGTGTTCGGAAGTGGTGTTGGGCACCTGGTCAGTCCTCATCTTTCATCAATGAACAGTCTGGTAGAGATTTGATTCTAGTATCCGGCGGCGGTGGCCACGAGCCCGGCGATCACCCCGGCGGCATCGCCGACGGTGGAGGTGCGGGCAGCTGCGGACATCCGGTGGAGCGTGGCCGGGTTGCCGACGATGTCGCGGACCTCGCTGACAAGACGCTGGGGGGTGAGATCCGCGTCGTCGACAAGCTTCGCGGCACCGGCGGCGATGACGGCGCTGGCGTTGAGCGCCTGCTCCCCGTTGCCATGCGGGAGCGGCACATAGATGGCGGGGATCCCCGAGGCGGTCACCTCGGCCACGGTCATGGCACCGGAACGGCACACAATGAGATCGGCGACCGCATAGGCGGCCTGCATATCCTCGATGAACGGCACCGGAACGTATCCCGGGCGGGCTGTGGGGAGGCTGTTGCGTTTGCCCACCGCGTGGAGGACCTGGATGCCAGCCCCGAGCAGATCATCCAGCGCACCGGCCACGGCGGAGTTGATGCTCACCGACCCCTGTGACCCACCGGTAACCAGGACGGTCGGGCGGTCCGCCTCCAGTCCCCACTGTGTCCGTCCCCGCTCAGCCGCCGTGGCATCCTCTCCGCCGGCGAGTTCCCGACGGATGGGGATGCCCACCACCTGACCGGGCATGCCCGAGTTCTCCGTGGCGTTGAGCCCGACACCGCCGAGCCTGACACCCAGCTTGTTCGCCATCCCGGCACGGGCATTCGCCTCATGGACAAAGAAGGGGATTCCCAGGGAGCGGGCCGCGAGATAGGCGGGGGCGGAGACATAACCACCGAAACCCACCACCG
Proteins encoded:
- a CDS encoding YggT family protein — its product is MGTFATLIAWIISLYMYVLIARIVIEMIQSFSRSFSPPKWFYVIAEPIFMVTDPPVRLLRRIIPPLPLGNIRLDISVIVLFFGLSILRALVTLIPF
- a CDS encoding cell division protein SepF; protein product: MSMIKKTKEFFGLTPYEADDAYYQDEPRYDGNAAYATDYRDQEYGYSRPQSAVPVAPAPAPASAPRAYQPTIVTVGLNSFEDAQEIGAAFRDGDAVVFDMSRLTREEARRIVDFAAGLCFALRGKMQKLDSENFAIIPETADISISELERAARIR
- a CDS encoding YggS family pyridoxal phosphate-dependent enzyme; this translates as MERHSELQANLDRVKKRIDDATVAAGRPPGSVSLLPVTKFHPVRDIRILHELGITAVGENREQEARAKHQEFPAMEFHMIGQIQTKKANAVARWAAAVHSVDSVRLAEALDRGVGLALERGDRSVDKLPCFIQLSLDGDTSRGGVAADTAMEVAQALEEAPHLTLTGLMCVPPLGWDPLTAFSQAREVLTGMEQHFDRDMEFSAGMSGDLAEAILHGSTIVRVGTEILGSRPIP
- the pgeF gene encoding peptidoglycan editing factor PgeF, producing MDSLDPRTRPVRKVFTTRAGGVSPSPYDSFNLGDHVGDDPDHVAANRARLAGIIGLDPNRVVYMEQIHSNTVTVIDQPPADGGPVEATDALVTTQRDLALAVLVADCVPVLLSDTDAGVIAAVQAGRMGARNGIMEKTVETMVGLGATPVNIHALMGAAASGKHYEVPEQMARDVEAKLPGSLTRTTRGTTGLDIRAGLLRQLLALGVQMIDSDPRCTIEDEDFFSYRRQGTTGRQAGVIWLPEMV
- the ftsZ gene encoding cell division protein FtsZ, which codes for MTSPNNYLAKIKVVGVGGGGVNAVNRMIEEGLKGVEFIAVNTDSQALMFSDADVKLDIGREATRGLGAGANPEVGRTSAEDHKNEIEETIKGADMVFVTAGEGGGTGTGAAPVVAGIAKKMGALTIGVVTKPFEFEGRRRTRQAEEGIAALKEVCDTLIVIPNDRLLELGDANLSMMEAFRAADEVLHNGVQGITNLITIPGVINVDFADVRSVMSEAGSALMGVGSSRGDNRVVAATEQAINSPLLEATMDGATGVLLSFAGGSDLGLMEVNQAASMVRERSDEDVNLIFGTIIDDNLGDEVRVTVIATGFDAARAHASQERRTADAGAPANETSTPAPAPASEPATPAPSNESIFGGTREADPYESRSAGARHRIDDSRSGGLFTRGDEREFRRDDRRDDRRDDRRDDRRDDHRRDNGDDLDVPSFLR
- a CDS encoding cell division protein FtsQ/DivIB; the protein is MSKKAIALVTTVVIALVAIAAAVAWFVPVFKVESIEINGAVRTDTEVAREVSGITAGDNLLRIDATGAAHAIAEMPWVSSVTLNRRLPSTVEITLTEREAAVFIRRPDGEHIIDTEGQPIVVGTPPVGTVEVTGIREDDPEVLPAVIDIIRAIDDYDPELRNIIATIEAPDQFDVLLRLTDGREVYWGSSENNHDKAVALSTVVQREGQRWNISSPSMVTVR
- the murC gene encoding UDP-N-acetylmuramate--L-alanine ligase, giving the protein MRTDQVPNTTSEHPAIDLSRVHLIGIGGAGMSGVARILLARGKTVTGSDAKDSRTLLPLRAVGAKIAVGHAAENLELAGELPTVVVTSFAAIPQDNPELVRAREENIPVIRRSDLLGELLEGHRQVLIAGTHGKTSTTSMAVVALQAAGMDPSFAIGGQLNKAGTNAHQGTGEAFVAEADESDASLLRYTPEIAVVTNIEPDHLDFFKTPEAYFQVFEDFADRLTPGGTLVVCLDDPGAAALGERAVARGINAVGYGTVDAVAAHPTVPVKATILSSRVVAEGTYAVLDIDGREVEIILQIPGNHMVLNGAAALLSGYLLGADLDKLAAGLSDFSGVRRRFEYHGTVRGGQFDGASVYDDYAHHPTEVEAVLKAARERVDAAGEGRVIVAFQPHLYSRTLEFAREFAGALSLADAAVLLEIFGAREKPVEGVTSRVITDEMTIPVSYEPNFSAVPDRIAEIAGPADIVLTMGAGSVTMLAPEILDRLRG
- the murG gene encoding undecaprenyldiphospho-muramoylpentapeptide beta-N-acetylglucosaminyltransferase; amino-acid sequence: MSSPKEPLSVVVAGGGTAGHIEPALAVAEALRDGYGATVTALGTARGLETSLVPDRGFDLRLIEPVPVPRTPNLDLVKLPFRVAKSLRQARQVLRDTGAHAVVGFGGYVSAPAYLAARSLGIPFFVHEANARAGMANKLGVRLGGVGLNATENSGMPGQVVGIPIRRELAGGEDATAAERGRTQWGLEADRPTVLVTGGSQGSVSINSAVAGALDDLLGAGIQVLHAVGKRNSLPTARPGYVPVPFIEDMQAAYAVADLIVCRSGAMTVAEVTASGIPAIYVPLPHGNGEQALNASAVIAAGAAKLVDDADLTPQRLVSEVRDIVGNPATLHRMSAAARTSTVGDAAGVIAGLVATAAGY